In Lentibacillus amyloliquefaciens, one DNA window encodes the following:
- a CDS encoding IS110 family transposase — MDFTQNNRLAQINEQTLIIGVDIAKRKHVARAIDDRGRDLVKRLVFSNSLQGFTDLIEWAESLSNEYERPNIIIGMEPTGHYWLNLAYHLKARAIHVVVVNPMKVKRSKEMDDDSPTKNDTKDAKVIAQIIRDGRYHEPTLPEDVYAELREGMKLYDMIQEDMSSVKAQMHNALDRYFPEFLDVFKDWTGKAALHLLTRGYMPEDIRETSEDDLLSDVKQAAKRGVGIKRIQALKQAAEDSVGLTVGLRMARQEIHYLIDQYKALEERLIALEAQLEKLVLHIPGADQMIAIKGVSAITVAGFFAEVGDLSNYRDPRQIIKLAGLNLKLNQSGLFKGQTTITKRGRKRLRSLLYQVARPLSLHNEGFKQLHHYYRHRSDNPLTGKQSFVALSRKLIKIFYLLGTRKCTFSEERMIRDIPMISTLQEAA, encoded by the coding sequence ATGGATTTTACACAAAATAATCGATTAGCGCAAATCAACGAACAAACACTGATTATCGGGGTTGATATAGCGAAACGTAAACACGTGGCCCGTGCGATAGATGATCGGGGACGAGACCTCGTCAAACGACTGGTGTTCTCCAATTCGCTGCAAGGATTTACAGACCTCATCGAATGGGCTGAAAGCTTGTCCAATGAATACGAGCGCCCCAACATCATCATTGGAATGGAACCAACCGGTCACTACTGGCTGAATCTAGCCTATCACTTGAAAGCTCGGGCTATTCACGTCGTTGTCGTCAATCCGATGAAGGTCAAACGGTCCAAGGAAATGGATGATGATTCCCCGACTAAAAATGATACAAAAGATGCCAAAGTCATTGCCCAAATCATACGTGATGGCCGTTATCATGAACCAACGTTACCGGAGGATGTGTACGCTGAATTGCGCGAAGGCATGAAACTCTATGACATGATCCAAGAGGATATGTCCTCGGTCAAAGCCCAAATGCATAATGCGCTTGATCGCTACTTTCCAGAGTTTCTCGATGTCTTTAAAGACTGGACCGGTAAAGCTGCCCTCCATCTACTGACGAGAGGCTATATGCCGGAAGATATTCGTGAAACGTCGGAAGACGATTTACTTTCAGACGTCAAACAGGCTGCCAAACGTGGGGTTGGCATCAAGCGCATCCAGGCATTGAAACAGGCAGCTGAAGACAGTGTTGGCCTTACCGTGGGATTACGCATGGCACGTCAGGAAATTCACTATTTAATTGATCAGTATAAGGCTCTTGAAGAACGTCTTATCGCTCTTGAAGCACAACTCGAAAAACTTGTTCTTCACATACCCGGAGCTGATCAGATGATAGCGATCAAAGGCGTAAGTGCCATAACAGTGGCCGGTTTCTTCGCTGAAGTTGGTGATTTATCGAATTATCGGGATCCACGCCAAATCATTAAATTAGCGGGACTCAACTTAAAGCTGAATCAATCAGGTCTGTTCAAAGGCCAAACGACGATCACCAAACGAGGACGAAAGAGGCTGCGAAGCTTACTTTATCAAGTGGCACGGCCATTATCCCTGCACAATGAAGGGTTTAAGCAATTGCACCATTATTATCGTCATCGGTCCGATAATCCGCTGACAGGAAAACAATCGTTTGTCGCATTAAGCCGAAAACTCATCAAAATCTTTTATCTATTAGGGACACGGAAGTGTACGTTCAGTGAAGAGCGCATGATCCGTGACATCCCAATGATTTCGACATTACAGGAAGCCGCTTAA
- a CDS encoding helix-turn-helix domain-containing protein, whose amino-acid sequence MAIIINVDVMLAKRKMSVTELSEQVGITMANLSILKNGKAKAIRLSTLDAICKALECQPGDILEHRSDDDMYDS is encoded by the coding sequence TTGGCAATTATAATCAATGTTGATGTGATGCTTGCAAAAAGAAAAATGAGTGTAACAGAACTTTCGGAACAGGTGGGAATCACAATGGCGAACCTGTCAATTTTAAAAAATGGCAAGGCAAAAGCAATTCGATTATCAACGCTGGATGCGATTTGTAAGGCTCTAGAATGCCAGCCCGGAGATATTTTGGAACACCGAAGTGATGATGATATGTATGATTCATAA
- a CDS encoding SgcJ/EcaC family oxidoreductase, whose product MNASVHDEVHEVYQTLINAWNNRDAQGMAEQFTEQGVQIGFDGSKIIGQEEILSHLKPIFEQHPTPPFITKIKNIRSLGSDAAILHAIAGMVPPGKTDIEPEFNAHQTLVAVKKGNDWRIELFQNTPAQFHGRPELVEQMTEELRALLK is encoded by the coding sequence ATGAATGCTTCGGTGCATGATGAAGTTCATGAAGTTTATCAGACGTTAATCAATGCCTGGAATAACCGAGATGCCCAAGGAATGGCTGAACAATTCACAGAACAGGGCGTCCAAATTGGATTTGACGGCAGTAAGATAATTGGACAGGAGGAAATATTATCGCACCTAAAGCCTATCTTTGAACAGCATCCAACACCGCCTTTTATCACCAAAATTAAAAATATACGTTCATTGGGATCTGATGCCGCCATTTTACACGCCATTGCAGGGATGGTTCCTCCTGGGAAAACAGATATTGAACCTGAATTCAATGCGCATCAAACTTTAGTTGCAGTTAAGAAAGGTAATGATTGGCGAATTGAGCTTTTTCAAAACACACCTGCTCAGTTTCATGGAAGGCCTGAATTAGTTGAACAGATGACTGAAGAGTTAAGGGCGTTACTTAAGTAA
- a CDS encoding GNAT family N-acetyltransferase, producing MEIDMIPLTASNYAANVHNRSQETPDLDAIKRYEAKADSETILHKFGMVTAKGNMIGFGMFVMGAWDPVLKPGYAEVTINVDSKWQSHGIGSRMLDEIEILAERHGADSLQTSIKDTDERSLDWAKKRGFSITSQTFESQLSITEFDTSQFDASFKALNSAGIRFTSLAEYPQDEVSHNRFWNFWRELVSDIPGMADQPLPDNDRMNQLTQDVDKNGFILAVDGHQWIALSMIIKETDTTYYNSMTGVSRKYRGSGLAQAIKVKAIDYALQNGATYIRTHNDSKNAPMLSLNEKLGYRQKPGQFSLVKHFN from the coding sequence GTGGAGATCGACATGATCCCTTTAACGGCAAGCAATTATGCAGCAAACGTACATAATCGGAGTCAAGAGACGCCGGATTTAGATGCGATTAAACGCTATGAAGCGAAGGCGGACAGCGAAACCATTTTACATAAATTTGGCATGGTAACGGCGAAAGGAAACATGATCGGGTTTGGCATGTTTGTGATGGGCGCCTGGGATCCGGTATTGAAGCCCGGGTATGCTGAGGTGACCATAAACGTTGATTCTAAATGGCAGAGTCATGGCATCGGGAGCCGGATGCTGGATGAGATTGAAATTTTGGCAGAAAGACACGGGGCTGATTCGTTACAAACCAGTATAAAAGATACGGATGAAAGGTCGCTTGACTGGGCTAAAAAAAGAGGTTTCAGTATAACCAGTCAGACATTCGAGTCGCAGTTATCTATTACAGAATTCGATACAAGTCAATTTGACGCAAGCTTCAAGGCGCTGAATTCAGCGGGCATCCGGTTTACGAGCCTGGCAGAATATCCGCAAGATGAAGTGTCTCATAATCGTTTTTGGAATTTTTGGCGGGAGCTTGTCTCTGATATTCCCGGAATGGCAGATCAACCCCTTCCGGATAATGATCGAATGAACCAATTGACACAAGATGTCGATAAGAACGGTTTTATATTGGCGGTCGATGGCCATCAGTGGATTGCGCTGTCGATGATCATCAAAGAAACGGATACAACATATTATAATTCCATGACTGGCGTTAGCCGTAAATACCGCGGTAGTGGGCTTGCTCAAGCGATCAAAGTAAAAGCTATTGACTATGCGCTGCAAAATGGTGCAACGTATATTCGAACACATAATGACTCGAAAAACGCGCCGATGCTGTCCCTAAATGAAAAATTAGGCTATCGGCAGAAGCCGGGTCAATTCAGTCTGGTCAAACACTTTAATTAA
- a CDS encoding TVP38/TMEM64 family protein: MSHLKKTLINYQKPIVKITTIAGILLLIGFALFIIESGFFNNPDRVQSWVEGFGSIAPLAFLGLTFVQVVIPVLPGNVSTVVGVMLFGIGLGSILNIVGIFLGSLANFLLARRFGRGFASYFVKQETYEKYIGWVNKGKRFERFFWISMIFPGFPDDFICLIAGLTKLSLKKFILYFWLCKPITLFIYTLFPLYGMHFLYDAFQSF; this comes from the coding sequence ATGAGTCATCTAAAGAAAACACTTATAAACTATCAAAAACCAATTGTTAAAATAACAACGATTGCCGGGATTCTCCTGTTAATCGGATTTGCTTTATTTATTATTGAAAGCGGGTTTTTCAATAATCCCGACCGTGTGCAAAGCTGGGTTGAAGGGTTCGGCAGTATCGCGCCTCTTGCCTTTTTGGGCTTAACCTTCGTTCAGGTCGTCATTCCGGTGTTGCCCGGCAATGTGTCAACAGTGGTTGGTGTGATGTTATTCGGGATTGGGCTGGGGTCCATTTTGAATATCGTCGGTATCTTCCTCGGTTCACTGGCCAATTTTTTATTGGCGCGGCGGTTTGGTCGCGGGTTTGCAAGTTATTTTGTCAAACAAGAGACGTATGAAAAATATATCGGCTGGGTGAATAAGGGGAAGCGGTTTGAACGATTTTTCTGGATTTCGATGATTTTTCCCGGATTCCCGGATGATTTTATCTGTTTGATTGCCGGTTTAACCAAGCTTTCATTAAAAAAATTTATTCTTTACTTTTGGCTCTGCAAGCCGATTACTTTGTTTATTTATACGCTATTTCCACTTTATGGCATGCATTTTCTTTATGATGCCTTTCAATCGTTTTAA
- a CDS encoding OmpA family protein, with product MTSKYQRLFKKEQEESHFWPSFTDLLTIILLCFILIFIVMMVIKSLQIEEMKRTIDQIMGVRSELVNNLQNEFSDSAMGIEVDEETGAIIFNTEILFEYNESELKPDSFQFLDEFVPKYLDVLLQSGYEDYIAEIIIEGHTDRDGSYLYNLDLSQERAHSVAAYILGDDFPYKNIQQHLEDKLTVNGRSYTDFRTDESGNYSADASRRVEFKFRLKDEEILEKTREILDE from the coding sequence ATGACGAGTAAATATCAGCGACTGTTTAAAAAAGAACAGGAGGAAAGTCATTTCTGGCCATCGTTTACCGATCTGCTGACAATTATTTTGTTATGTTTCATTTTAATTTTCATTGTGATGATGGTGATTAAATCCCTGCAAATTGAAGAGATGAAGCGAACGATCGATCAGATTATGGGTGTCCGGTCTGAACTTGTCAATAATTTACAGAATGAATTCAGTGATTCAGCCATGGGCATTGAAGTTGATGAGGAGACAGGTGCGATTATTTTTAATACGGAAATTCTCTTTGAATATAATGAATCCGAACTAAAGCCTGATTCCTTTCAATTTTTGGACGAATTTGTGCCGAAGTATCTGGATGTTTTATTGCAAAGCGGATACGAGGATTATATTGCCGAAATAATCATCGAAGGGCACACGGATCGCGACGGGAGCTATTTATATAACTTGGATCTGTCACAGGAAAGGGCGCATAGTGTTGCCGCTTATATACTTGGTGACGATTTTCCGTATAAAAACATTCAACAGCATTTGGAGGACAAATTAACGGTGAACGGAAGGTCTTATACCGACTTTCGCACGGATGAATCCGGCAATTACAGTGCGGATGCTTCACGGAGAGTGGAATTTAAATTCCGATTGAAAGATGAAGAAATCCTTGAGAAAACGCGGGAGATTTTGGATGAATAG
- a CDS encoding xanthine phosphoribosyltransferase: protein MESLKQKILTEGKVLSDSVVKVDSFLNHQVDPAFMQSIGEAFALRFAGSNITKILTLESSGIAPAVMTGLSLGVPVIFARKRKSLTLNEGLYSADVYSYTKEKTNKISISQDYINSDDTVLIIDDILANGQAALGLADLVEQTGAALEGIGIVVEKGFQEGVAMLEKRGIRVESLATIASLDNGRITFQDEEAII from the coding sequence ATGGAATCACTCAAACAGAAGATTTTAACAGAAGGAAAGGTTCTATCCGATTCGGTCGTTAAAGTGGATAGCTTCCTGAATCATCAGGTGGATCCGGCATTCATGCAATCGATTGGCGAGGCATTTGCTTTGCGCTTTGCGGGGTCAAACATAACAAAAATTCTTACATTGGAGTCATCAGGCATTGCGCCGGCTGTCATGACGGGGTTGAGCTTAGGGGTTCCGGTGATATTCGCACGCAAACGGAAATCGCTCACGTTAAATGAAGGTCTTTATTCCGCTGATGTTTATTCATATACGAAAGAAAAAACAAATAAAATATCGATCTCTCAAGATTATATTAACAGCGATGATACCGTGCTGATTATTGATGATATTTTGGCAAACGGCCAGGCGGCACTCGGTTTGGCTGATTTGGTGGAGCAGACCGGTGCGGCACTCGAAGGCATAGGCATTGTGGTTGAAAAAGGTTTCCAGGAAGGCGTGGCCATGCTGGAGAAACGCGGTATACGCGTCGAGTCACTGGCAACCATCGCATCGCTGGATAATGGCCGCATCACGTTTCAAGACGAGGAGGCAATCATATGA
- a CDS encoding LLM class flavin-dependent oxidoreductase, with amino-acid sequence MKLSVLDQSPISRGSDPETALNNTLKLAKVTEELGYTRYWVAEHHNTNGLASVSPEILIARIASLTERIRVGSGGVLLPQYSPYKVAENFKMLEAMFPERIDLGIGRSPGGSQDTRMALTDGVNKSMKEFPRQLQDLHGFLHNTLPKDHPYRLVKAAPRTKTVPPMWVLGLSERGAVNAAEVGAGFVFGHFISPDKGKNAMETYREQFQPSPDFNQPVKAVCIFVVCADTEEEAEELAISQDKWLLNVGKGSDIKVPSIEEVKKRSYRQEELDIIRKNRSRTVIGTPDQVKAELERLGEYYQTDEFMIITNIYDFEAKVHSYRLLAEAFGL; translated from the coding sequence ATGAAACTGAGCGTACTGGATCAGTCGCCGATTTCACGGGGGTCTGACCCTGAAACGGCATTGAATAATACATTGAAGCTTGCAAAAGTAACCGAAGAACTCGGTTATACACGCTATTGGGTGGCAGAGCATCATAATACCAATGGGCTGGCAAGTGTATCACCGGAAATATTAATAGCCCGGATTGCATCGTTAACGGAGCGCATTCGTGTCGGCTCCGGTGGTGTTTTACTGCCGCAATACAGTCCGTATAAAGTGGCCGAGAATTTCAAAATGCTTGAAGCGATGTTTCCGGAAAGGATTGATCTCGGGATCGGCCGTTCCCCCGGAGGCTCGCAGGATACACGCATGGCACTGACTGATGGCGTTAATAAAAGCATGAAGGAATTTCCGCGTCAGCTGCAGGATTTGCATGGGTTTTTACATAATACACTCCCGAAAGACCATCCGTATCGTTTGGTCAAAGCTGCACCACGAACGAAAACCGTTCCGCCCATGTGGGTGCTCGGGCTGTCTGAACGTGGTGCCGTCAATGCTGCTGAGGTTGGTGCAGGGTTTGTGTTTGGTCATTTCATCAGCCCGGATAAAGGAAAAAATGCCATGGAAACTTACCGGGAACAATTTCAGCCGTCACCCGACTTTAATCAGCCGGTTAAAGCCGTCTGTATTTTCGTTGTTTGTGCCGATACAGAAGAGGAAGCGGAAGAACTGGCCATCAGTCAGGATAAATGGCTGCTGAACGTTGGAAAAGGATCGGATATAAAGGTGCCATCGATTGAAGAAGTCAAGAAACGTTCGTACCGACAGGAAGAGCTGGATATCATCCGGAAAAATCGCAGCCGGACAGTCATCGGCACACCGGATCAGGTGAAAGCCGAATTGGAGCGGCTTGGCGAGTATTATCAAACCGATGAATTTATGATTATCACCAACATCTATGATTTTGAAGCTAAGGTGCATTCATACCGCCTGCTGGCTGAAGCATTTGGTTTATAA
- a CDS encoding YciI family protein: MKYFAVFLPMKDEGKSKEFRPQHLAFLKQMRDEKKILMNGPFTDGSGGLVIYAADSLVQATSYLKQDPYIINGARNWEIHEWAMETDVEFYF, encoded by the coding sequence ATGAAGTATTTTGCTGTTTTTTTGCCAATGAAAGATGAGGGAAAAAGTAAGGAATTTCGTCCGCAGCATCTGGCATTCCTAAAGCAAATGCGCGATGAGAAAAAGATTTTGATGAACGGCCCATTTACAGACGGTTCCGGGGGACTGGTGATTTATGCAGCGGATAGTCTGGTTCAAGCCACATCCTATTTAAAACAAGATCCCTACATCATAAATGGTGCAAGGAACTGGGAGATTCATGAATGGGCGATGGAAACAGATGTTGAATTTTATTTTTAA
- a CDS encoding DUF2975 domain-containing protein produces the protein MRRRSTIFLKIAVFIIGAPVLAFILFTVPMIVRNVVAGLSGWDYVILGILTIMYATAIPFYVVLYHTFKLLSYIDNNNAFSDLSVRALRMIKYCAITISGLYVIGLPLFYGFAEMDDAPGVIVVGMLLVFAPIVIAVFAAVLQRLLQQAIKIKTENDLTV, from the coding sequence ATGCGGCGAAGGTCAACGATTTTTTTAAAGATCGCTGTTTTTATAATCGGAGCTCCGGTTCTTGCTTTTATCTTATTTACTGTACCTATGATAGTCAGGAATGTAGTAGCAGGCCTATCTGGCTGGGATTATGTGATACTTGGCATATTAACGATTATGTACGCTACGGCAATCCCCTTCTACGTTGTGTTATATCATACATTTAAGCTGTTAAGCTATATTGACAACAACAATGCATTCTCGGATTTATCTGTAAGAGCGTTAAGAATGATAAAGTACTGTGCTATCACAATCAGCGGTTTGTATGTCATCGGATTGCCGCTTTTTTATGGTTTTGCAGAGATGGACGATGCCCCGGGTGTGATTGTGGTTGGTATGCTGCTCGTTTTTGCCCCGATTGTGATTGCAGTTTTTGCTGCTGTTCTCCAAAGGCTTTTGCAACAAGCGATAAAAATAAAAACCGAAAATGATTTAACGGTCTGA
- the guaC gene encoding GMP reductase, which produces MENVFDYEDIQLIPAKCVVKSRSECDTTVTFGGHTFNLPVVPANMQTIIDEKIARHLAEKNYFYIMHRFEPETRIDFIRDMQKDGLIASISVGVKEDEYSFVKQLADKQLIPEFITIDIAHGHSEAVINIIRHIKKHLPESFVIAGNVGTPEAVRELEHAGADATKVGIGPGKVCITKMKTGFGTGGWQLAALKWCAKAASKPIIADGGIRTHGDIAKSIRFGASMVMIGSLFAGHEESPGKTVEEDGKRYKEYFGSASEFQKGEKKNVEGKKMYVEHKGSLNDTLTEMRQDLQSAISYAGGAELQGIRYVDYVVVKNSIFNGDQAY; this is translated from the coding sequence ATGGAAAATGTATTTGATTATGAAGATATTCAATTAATTCCGGCCAAATGTGTTGTAAAGAGCCGTTCTGAGTGTGACACGACCGTAACCTTTGGCGGACATACTTTTAACCTGCCTGTTGTGCCTGCCAACATGCAGACGATCATTGATGAAAAAATTGCACGCCACCTGGCTGAAAAGAATTACTTTTATATTATGCACCGTTTTGAACCCGAAACTCGGATCGATTTCATCCGCGACATGCAGAAAGACGGGCTGATCGCTTCTATCAGTGTTGGTGTTAAAGAGGATGAATACAGCTTTGTGAAGCAGCTTGCTGACAAGCAGCTGATACCTGAATTTATTACAATTGACATTGCCCACGGCCATTCTGAAGCCGTCATCAATATAATCCGACATATTAAAAAACATCTGCCGGAAAGCTTTGTCATCGCCGGAAACGTCGGCACACCAGAAGCAGTACGGGAACTGGAACATGCCGGTGCAGACGCAACAAAAGTTGGTATTGGCCCCGGAAAAGTTTGCATCACCAAAATGAAAACCGGATTCGGCACAGGGGGCTGGCAGCTGGCTGCACTGAAATGGTGTGCCAAAGCCGCGAGCAAACCGATCATTGCTGACGGTGGTATCCGCACACATGGCGACATTGCCAAATCAATCCGCTTCGGTGCATCAATGGTCATGATTGGCTCCTTATTTGCCGGTCATGAAGAATCACCAGGCAAAACGGTTGAAGAAGACGGCAAACGCTATAAAGAATATTTTGGCTCGGCCTCGGAATTCCAAAAAGGCGAAAAGAAAAATGTGGAAGGCAAGAAAATGTATGTCGAGCACAAAGGCTCACTGAATGATACACTGACCGAAATGCGGCAGGATCTGCAGTCCGCTATCTCTTATGCTGGCGGTGCCGAGTTGCAGGGTATCCGTTATGTTGATTACGTTGTCGTGAAAAATTCAATTTTCAACGGGGATCAGGCTTATTAG
- a CDS encoding VOC family protein: protein MVGTEIDMIVTDSLKALELYEKIFDIERVEVTDFPKGENEVIFTLYGVRFHMLDENPEFGLKAPNPENPQTIWFNIMVPDIEGTFSRAMNEGCTELQPVTELADFGVSNAIFNDLFGYQWMLHQLHQEVSFEERVRLWEEKGES from the coding sequence GTGGTCGGTACAGAAATCGATATGATTGTGACAGACAGTTTGAAAGCGCTGGAACTATACGAAAAAATATTTGATATCGAGCGTGTTGAGGTTACAGATTTTCCTAAGGGTGAAAATGAAGTTATTTTCACCTTATACGGTGTCCGTTTTCATATGCTGGACGAAAATCCCGAATTTGGTTTAAAAGCACCAAACCCTGAGAACCCTCAAACAATTTGGTTTAATATCATGGTCCCTGACATCGAGGGAACTTTTTCCAGGGCAATGAATGAAGGCTGTACTGAATTGCAGCCAGTGACTGAGCTAGCTGATTTCGGCGTGTCAAATGCCATATTCAACGATCTTTTCGGCTATCAATGGATGCTGCATCAATTACATCAGGAAGTGAGTTTTGAAGAACGCGTCAGGCTTTGGGAGGAAAAAGGGGAAAGTTAA
- a CDS encoding cell wall hydrolase, whose translation MNKLNRFSIIAILFGLIAFPAGAAAQTYSVQQGDSFYTIAKNNNLTLGNLQIANERSGSQLKAGETITIPDAVSTEGKELMAKLVHAEAKGEPYEGKVAVATVVLNRVDSSEFPDTIKDVIYEKTDGVYAFSPVKNGAINSGYDASDMKAVNEAIAFRGQGMGSLYFYNPDKVESDNWIFSRETITKIGDHRFAK comes from the coding sequence ATGAACAAATTAAATAGATTCTCAATTATAGCAATACTTTTCGGTCTGATTGCATTCCCGGCAGGAGCAGCCGCACAAACTTATTCAGTACAGCAAGGCGATTCGTTTTACACGATAGCCAAAAATAACAACCTGACGTTAGGAAACTTGCAAATCGCAAACGAACGCTCAGGCAGTCAGCTAAAAGCGGGCGAAACCATCACGATTCCTGATGCCGTTTCCACTGAGGGCAAGGAATTGATGGCCAAGCTCGTTCATGCCGAAGCTAAAGGTGAACCATATGAAGGTAAAGTAGCCGTTGCGACAGTCGTTTTAAATCGCGTCGATTCAAGCGAATTTCCTGATACAATAAAAGATGTCATCTATGAAAAAACCGATGGTGTCTATGCTTTTTCACCGGTTAAAAACGGCGCAATCAATAGTGGCTATGACGCCAGCGACATGAAAGCAGTCAATGAAGCGATTGCCTTCAGAGGTCAGGGAATGGGCTCATTATATTTCTATAACCCGGACAAAGTCGAAAGCGATAATTGGATTTTCTCACGTGAAACGATTACAAAGATTGGTGATCACCGATTTGCAAAATAG
- a CDS encoding DUF2332 domain-containing protein, with protein sequence MNTLHLSQRFYNFANMECKDSSELYEFLSLKISKDDEILELCSAAQNGQPVPNLLFGAVHYLLLKGSDHPLKTYYPSRVDSPKNIDSGTFVCFKEFCRAYKDEIVSILRSKLVQTNEVRRCAYLYPVFSYIYHKTKKPLSLIEIGTSAGLQLLWDKYSYTYGTDQIFGDKSSRVHITSEIKGKNTPSLPLESPPVASKIGLDLYISDLRNSEDYLWLKSLIWPEHQNRLALFENAAECLKDNPVELIEGDGIALLEDVVETRPEDTAICIFHTHVANQIPDDAKHELLGKIKNIGQNRDVFHIYNNMWDRQLHLNYFLDGVEFNQTIGDTDGHGRWFEWHIK encoded by the coding sequence ATGAACACATTGCATCTATCCCAACGATTTTATAACTTCGCAAACATGGAATGTAAGGATTCAAGTGAACTCTATGAATTCTTATCTTTAAAAATTTCAAAAGATGATGAAATTCTTGAATTGTGTTCAGCTGCTCAAAATGGACAGCCCGTTCCAAATCTACTGTTTGGAGCGGTTCATTATCTTTTATTGAAAGGCAGCGACCATCCATTAAAAACGTATTATCCAAGTCGGGTCGATTCTCCAAAAAACATAGACAGCGGCACTTTTGTCTGCTTTAAGGAATTTTGCCGTGCTTATAAAGATGAGATTGTTTCGATTTTAAGAAGCAAGCTGGTTCAGACCAATGAGGTCAGGCGTTGTGCTTACCTCTATCCGGTTTTTTCTTACATTTATCATAAAACGAAGAAACCTTTATCCCTTATTGAAATTGGAACAAGCGCCGGACTTCAGCTTTTGTGGGATAAGTACAGTTATACATATGGCACTGATCAAATTTTTGGCGATAAATCCTCACGTGTTCATATAACCTCCGAGATTAAGGGGAAGAATACTCCCTCATTACCACTTGAAAGCCCTCCTGTCGCGTCAAAAATTGGGTTGGACTTATATATAAGTGACTTAAGAAATTCTGAAGATTATTTGTGGTTAAAATCACTTATTTGGCCGGAGCACCAAAATCGATTGGCGTTATTTGAAAATGCTGCCGAATGTTTAAAAGATAATCCGGTAGAACTTATTGAGGGAGATGGAATAGCTCTTCTTGAAGACGTTGTGGAAACACGCCCAGAAGATACGGCTATCTGTATTTTCCATACACACGTTGCAAATCAGATACCGGATGATGCAAAACACGAACTCTTAGGGAAGATAAAAAATATCGGACAGAATCGAGATGTTTTTCATATCTATAATAATATGTGGGATAGGCAACTTCATCTTAATTATTTTCTGGATGGTGTGGAATTCAATCAAACTATCGGGGATACTGATGGCCACGGACGATGGTTTGAGTGGCATATTAAATGA